Proteins encoded by one window of Rhodamnia argentea isolate NSW1041297 chromosome 6, ASM2092103v1, whole genome shotgun sequence:
- the LOC115726050 gene encoding bet1-like SNARE 1-1, with translation MNTRRDVRGNRAALFDGIEEGGIRASSSYSSHEIDEHENERAMDGLQDRVILLKRLSGDINEEVETHNRMLDRMGNEMDASRGVLSGTMDRFKMVFETKSSRRMLSLVASFVVIFLVVYYLTR, from the exons ATGAATACCAGAAG GGACGTCCGTGGCAATAGAGCTGCTCTCTTTGATGGGATTGAAGAAGGTGGAATTAGGGCATCATCTTCTTACTCTTCTCATGAGATTGATGAGCATGAGAATGAAAGAGCAATGGATGGCTTGCAGGATAGAGTCATTCTGCTGAAGAGA TTATCTGGTGATATAAACGAAGAAGTGGAGACCCATAACCGCATGTTGGATCGAATG GGCAATGAGATGGATGCTTCCAGGGGAGTTCTGTCAGGAACAATGGATCGTTTTAAAATG GTGTTTGAGACGAAATCAAGCCGGAGAATGTTATCTCTTGTCGCATCATTCGTGGTGATTTTCCTAGTCGTGTACTATCTCACTAGGTAA